The Roseisolibacter agri genome contains the following window.
TCACCACCGCCTCCAGGTGCCGGCAGAAGTCAGGCTCGCCCGACGCCTCGCGCAGCTCGGCCAGGAAGGGGTGGATCTTCGCGAGCGCGAGGAAGATCTCGCCGTGCGCGGCGCGGAAGGCGTCGCCATCGATCGCGCCGCTGGTCACCATCGACGCCGCCATGTCCCAGTAGCCGAGGACCATGCGGAAGCTGGCGTTGCGCGCACCGCCGGCGACGGCCACGAGCTCGGCGAACGACTCGGGCGTGAACTCCATCGTGAACCAGGCGCGCGCCTCGCGCAGCGCGGGCTCGCGACGGAGCTCGTAGAGCTGGAGGTTGAGCTGGGCGCTCTCGAAGGGCGTGGGCATGCGGGAGGATGCGCCCGTGCGCGCGCGGACGCGAGTCTACAACGACAGCACGATCCCGACGCGCGTGCCGAGCGTGTGCTCCTGGCCGCGCACGTAGCCGAAGCGCTCCTCGAGCTTGAGGCTCGGTGCCTTGTCGGACGCGCCGAGCTTCACCTGGACGCCGGCCATCGTCTCGAGCCCGCCGCGCGCGCCGCTCCACTGGGCCTCGTCGCCGGTGCTCCAGTTCGCGCCGACGCTCCCGCCGACGTAGGGCGTCACCGCCGCGCCGCCGCCGAACTGCGCGACCGCGTCGAGCGACGCGTTCCACTGCATGGACCCGCCGCCCTCGGGGCGCAGCGCGTCGCCGCCGAGCGAGGTCCCGAGCCGGACGGGCGCCGAGGAGGGGCCGAAGACGAGCTGGACCTGCGCGCCCGCGCCCCACGCGTTGGACTCGGTGGTCGTGCCGCGTTGATAGCTGCCGTGGACGTCGAGCTGGCGCTGCGTCTGCGCGTGCAGCGCGGCCGGGACGAGCGGCGCGACGAGGAGGAGGCCGGCGGTCGCGAGGCCGGTGCGGAAGCGGGCGGACGTGGGACGGTGCGACATCTCGGCGCTGCTCCTGTGGCTGGGAGCGGCGGGAGAGGCAGGAGGCACGCCAGTGCGGGGCGCGCCGCCGAGCGAGACGTCTCAGAGAACGCCGCGCGCCTTAAGGTCGGTCAGTAGTCGCCGGATCACCTGAGCGACGGACAGCCGATCCCGGTTTAGAACGACACCGAACTCCTCACAATCCGAAGCATATCGATCTGCGATGGCTGTGAGCACGGAGGCGTAGAACTCGCCTGCCGCATCGTGATCGTTCAGCTTCTCCTCGAAGTTCGTGTCGGCCTGCTCAATCAGCTCCGAGATGGCGGCTGTGTGAAGATCAACGCCCGAGAAGCGGGTCGACGGGCCACTGATCGTGATCTTGATGTGTTCGCCGTTGAGGCGGATGTTTGTCTCGCTCATTGTGGGGCTGGCCAGTGAGTGAGGAGAGCTGCCGGGAGAGTCGCCCGATGCGCGCCTCCTAGATCCGAGCCGGATCGAGTGCACTTACGGCGATTCGATCGCGTAGCGTGCAGTGTGGCAACCGCCGTGGACTGGCGCTAACACTGCACCGGCGGATAGCGGTAAAGCACCGCGGGTGCACCGAAGAACTCGACTTCTCCGTCCGGCACCGCGCCAAGCGACGTTGCGACGCGGATGGAGGCGGCGTTGTCGGGGCGGATGATGCTGACGATCGACGTGCGACCGAGCGTCTCGCGCGCGTACTTCAGCGCCGCGGCCGCGCCCTCGCGCGCGTAGCCCTTGCCCCACGCGTGGCGGGCGAGCGTGTAGGCGATCTCGAACTCCGGCCAGCCCTCGGGCTGGAAGCAGCCGATGCGGCCGATGAACTCCCCCGTGCTGCGCTCCTCGACGGCCCACACGCCGAAGCCGCGCAGTGACCAGTGGCCGGCGAACATCGCCATCTGCCGCCAGGCGTCGAAGCGGTTCAGCGGGCGGCCGTCGGCGAGGTGGCGCATGACTTCCG
Protein-coding sequences here:
- a CDS encoding DUF4760 domain-containing protein codes for the protein MPTPFESAQLNLQLYELRREPALREARAWFTMEFTPESFAELVAVAGGARNASFRMVLGYWDMAASMVTSGAIDGDAFRAAHGEIFLALAKIHPFLAELREASGEPDFCRHLEAVVMAAPEAESILTRRRAAALAHARQRASQPPALD
- a CDS encoding GNAT family N-acetyltransferase, translating into MRRVHFTEFHEADKWKATDDTSRMTRDFPQINTDRLLLRAFAQRDFDAYAAMVADPEVMRHLADGRPLNRFDAWRQMAMFAGHWSLRGFGVWAVEERSTGEFIGRIGCFQPEGWPEFEIAYTLARHAWGKGYAREGAAAALKYARETLGRTSIVSIIRPDNAASIRVATSLGAVPDGEVEFFGAPAVLYRYPPVQC